A part of Agromyces protaetiae genomic DNA contains:
- the lnt gene encoding apolipoprotein N-acyltransferase, with amino-acid sequence MPESPRPLLPWWAALPVAAIGGWVYDLGFPDVGIWPLAFVGIALALLVSIGRSSWGAVLMGYVFGATFYLVHVSWTSLYLGPVPWLALSLLESVFLAVGILAIALAYRWVPRAWPGRPWVRLVALPAIVAGLWTAREVAVGTIPYGGFPWGRAAHSQSLSPFAEAVSWVGQLGLGFLMVFIVAALIEWARLGRWRDLRTILPAAVTTLVVVLVPAFPTIAAGDLRVASVQGNGPAGYFDERRPGDILAAQLEATEPILDEPDIDVVVWPEGSVDIDPTRDPSTARLLDRIGEHLDAPLIVNTVTVDGEDYFNTSLNWVAGEGAVERYSKRHPVPFGEYIPDRDFYMLFAPDLISLIQRGYTPGTEPPVFDIGTTKAGLAICFDVIYDEVIREGALGGAEVYFLQTNNADFRGTDENLQQLAIARLRAIETGRPVVNISTVGTSQVIEADGRTIDELPAAEPGAMVTDVPLRTGLTPAVLLGPWIDGGITILALAALVLAGVLARRRARSGVVAAETASGPGTSAAPDA; translated from the coding sequence ATGCCCGAATCGCCCCGTCCGCTCCTGCCCTGGTGGGCGGCGCTTCCCGTCGCGGCGATCGGCGGCTGGGTCTACGATCTCGGCTTCCCGGACGTCGGCATCTGGCCGCTCGCGTTCGTCGGGATCGCGCTCGCGCTCCTCGTCTCGATCGGGCGGTCGTCGTGGGGCGCGGTGCTCATGGGGTACGTCTTCGGCGCGACGTTCTACCTCGTGCACGTGTCGTGGACCTCGCTCTACCTCGGCCCGGTGCCGTGGCTCGCCCTGTCTCTCCTCGAGTCGGTCTTCCTGGCGGTCGGCATCCTCGCGATCGCGCTCGCGTACCGGTGGGTGCCGCGCGCGTGGCCCGGCCGACCGTGGGTGCGTCTCGTCGCGCTTCCGGCGATCGTCGCGGGCCTCTGGACGGCCCGTGAGGTCGCGGTCGGCACGATTCCCTACGGCGGCTTCCCGTGGGGCCGCGCGGCGCACAGCCAGTCGCTCAGCCCGTTCGCCGAGGCGGTCTCGTGGGTCGGCCAGCTCGGCCTCGGGTTCCTCATGGTCTTCATCGTCGCGGCGCTCATCGAGTGGGCGCGCCTCGGACGGTGGCGCGACCTCCGCACGATCCTTCCGGCCGCCGTCACGACCCTCGTCGTCGTGCTCGTGCCCGCCTTTCCGACGATCGCGGCGGGCGACCTGCGCGTCGCGAGCGTGCAGGGCAACGGACCGGCCGGGTATTTCGATGAACGTCGTCCCGGCGACATCCTGGCCGCGCAGCTCGAAGCGACCGAGCCGATCCTCGACGAGCCCGACATCGACGTCGTGGTCTGGCCCGAGGGCTCGGTCGACATCGACCCGACCCGCGACCCGTCGACGGCGCGCCTGCTCGACCGCATCGGCGAGCATCTCGACGCGCCGCTCATCGTCAACACCGTGACCGTCGACGGCGAGGATTACTTCAACACGTCGCTGAACTGGGTCGCGGGCGAGGGTGCCGTCGAACGCTACTCGAAGCGACACCCGGTGCCGTTCGGCGAGTACATCCCCGACCGCGACTTCTACATGCTATTCGCACCCGACCTCATCTCGCTCATCCAGCGCGGCTACACGCCCGGCACCGAGCCGCCCGTCTTCGACATCGGCACGACGAAGGCCGGACTCGCGATCTGCTTCGACGTCATCTACGACGAAGTCATCCGCGAAGGCGCACTCGGCGGAGCCGAGGTGTACTTCCTCCAGACGAACAACGCCGACTTCCGCGGTACCGACGAGAACCTGCAGCAGCTCGCCATCGCGCGCCTGCGGGCCATCGAGACCGGCCGGCCCGTCGTCAACATCTCGACCGTCGGGACGAGTCAGGTCATCGAAGCCGACGGGCGCACGATCGACGAGCTCCCGGCGGCCGAGCCGGGCGCGATGGTGACGGATGTCCCGCTCCGCACCGGTCTCACCCCGGCGGTCCTGCTCGGCCCGTGGATCGACGGCGGCATCACGATCCTCGCGCTCGCAGCGCTCGTGCTCGCGGGCGTGCTCGCCCGACGGCGCGCGCGCAGCGGCGTCGTCGCCGCCGAGACGGCGAGCGGCCCCGGGACATCCGCCGCGCCCGACGCCTGA
- a CDS encoding RNA polymerase-binding protein RbpA, protein MADRSLRGMRIGAQSLQSEDGVVFAARADYTYRCEHCGRETVMPFSTEAEIPESWECRFCGQSATLIVDEKPVEIDRSGEKVARTHWDMLLERRTRAELEELLEERLQWLRARRGQQKSA, encoded by the coding sequence ATGGCCGACCGGAGCCTTCGCGGGATGCGCATCGGGGCGCAGAGCCTGCAGAGCGAAGACGGCGTCGTGTTCGCCGCGCGCGCCGACTACACCTACCGATGCGAGCACTGCGGCCGCGAGACCGTCATGCCCTTCTCGACCGAGGCCGAGATCCCCGAGTCGTGGGAGTGCCGCTTCTGCGGGCAGAGCGCGACGCTCATCGTCGACGAGAAGCCCGTCGAGATCGACCGCTCGGGCGAGAAGGTCGCCCGCACGCACTGGGACATGCTGCTCGAGCGCCGCACGCGCGCCGAGCTCGAAGAGCTGCTCGAAGAGCGCCTGCAGTGGCTGCGCGCACGTCGCGGCCAGCAGAAGAGCGCGTGA
- a CDS encoding glycerophosphodiester phosphodiesterase family protein, with protein MASAWFDPTGPRVLAHRGLAVDAPENTLPAFAAAQAAGARYIETDVHLTRDGIAVVAHDETLDRVAGRAGALAELTMAELRTVDLGDGIGFVPLDEALDAFPEIRFNIDVKASHAVEATVSAVRRTGSSERVLLTSFSDSRRRRIARSLPDAVTSVGQAGVVRALAATAIGSRSGMRRALAGAGAFQVPERVGPQRVASPRFVALAHSVGAEVHVWTVNDPADMRRLLDLGVDGIVTDRCDLALTVVRERSGE; from the coding sequence GTGGCATCCGCCTGGTTCGACCCGACGGGGCCGCGTGTGCTCGCGCACCGCGGCCTCGCGGTGGATGCCCCTGAGAATACCCTCCCCGCCTTCGCGGCCGCGCAGGCAGCCGGTGCTCGATACATCGAGACCGACGTCCACCTCACGCGCGACGGCATCGCCGTCGTCGCCCACGACGAGACGCTCGATCGCGTCGCGGGGCGGGCGGGCGCGTTGGCCGAACTCACGATGGCCGAACTCCGAACGGTCGACCTCGGCGACGGCATCGGATTCGTTCCCCTTGACGAGGCGCTCGATGCCTTCCCCGAGATCCGGTTCAACATCGACGTGAAGGCATCGCACGCCGTCGAAGCGACGGTGTCGGCGGTCCGTCGCACGGGCAGCTCCGAACGCGTGCTCCTCACGAGCTTCTCCGACAGCCGACGTCGTCGCATCGCGAGGAGCCTCCCCGACGCCGTCACGTCGGTCGGGCAGGCAGGCGTCGTCCGTGCGCTCGCCGCGACGGCGATCGGGTCACGGTCGGGCATGCGCCGGGCGCTCGCAGGCGCCGGGGCGTTCCAGGTGCCCGAGCGAGTCGGCCCGCAGCGTGTGGCATCGCCGAGGTTCGTCGCACTCGCCCACTCGGTCGGCGCCGAAGTGCACGTCTGGACCGTCAACGACCCCGCCGACATGCGTCGCCTCCTCGACCTCGGCGTCGACGGAATCGTGACCGATCGATGCGATCTCGCGTTGACGGTCGTGCGCGAGCGCTCGGGCGAGTAG
- a CDS encoding NfeD family protein, translating to MLTQYAWIVWLVLILAFATIEVFTLEMTFLMLALGSVAGLISGLFGIPWWAQFLIAAVVAVGLILTLRPSLLRLLRRGADPARSNIDALIGADGQVVLTVTGAGGQVRLQNGDVWTARLSPITEQTDVAVGEKILVTGIDGATAVVVPVERSTPQ from the coding sequence GTGCTGACCCAGTACGCGTGGATCGTCTGGTTGGTCCTGATTCTCGCGTTCGCGACGATCGAGGTGTTCACGCTCGAGATGACATTCCTCATGCTCGCACTCGGCAGCGTCGCCGGTCTGATCTCCGGATTGTTCGGCATCCCGTGGTGGGCCCAGTTCCTCATCGCAGCAGTCGTCGCCGTCGGACTCATCCTGACGCTGAGGCCGTCGCTCCTGCGACTGCTGAGGCGCGGCGCCGATCCGGCCCGGAGCAACATCGACGCGCTCATCGGCGCCGACGGCCAAGTGGTCCTCACCGTCACGGGCGCCGGCGGCCAGGTTCGCCTGCAGAACGGCGACGTCTGGACGGCGCGTCTGTCCCCCATCACCGAGCAGACGGATGTCGCGGTCGGCGAGAAGATCCTCGTCACGGGCATCGACGGGGCGACGGCGGTCGTCGTCCCCGTAGAGAGGAGCACGCCCCAGTGA
- a CDS encoding SDR family oxidoreductase, with the protein MTNPLESGSLDGRVALVTGSSRGIGADTARYLAEAGAAVVVNYRSKAPRAEKVVAAITEAGGKAIAVAADLTDEASVASMFAEAEAAFGKIDVLVLNASGGMETGFGEDYAMRLNRDAQVNVVEGALPHLAADARIVFVTSHQAHFIRTTPTMPEYEPVALSKRAGEDALRAKLPEFEAAGVEFVVVSGDMIEGTITATLLERANPGAIQARKADAGRLYNVAEFAAEVALAAVEPIAADHTRYVGDISGFGPASLD; encoded by the coding sequence GTGACCAACCCCCTCGAATCCGGCTCGCTCGACGGGCGCGTCGCCCTCGTGACCGGCTCGTCGCGAGGCATCGGCGCCGACACCGCGCGCTACCTCGCAGAGGCCGGCGCCGCCGTCGTCGTCAACTACCGCAGCAAGGCGCCGCGCGCCGAGAAGGTCGTCGCCGCGATCACCGAGGCGGGCGGCAAGGCGATCGCCGTCGCCGCAGACCTCACCGACGAGGCATCCGTCGCTTCGATGTTCGCCGAAGCCGAGGCCGCCTTCGGCAAGATCGACGTCCTCGTGCTGAACGCCTCGGGCGGCATGGAGACGGGCTTCGGCGAGGACTACGCGATGCGCCTCAACCGCGACGCGCAGGTCAACGTCGTCGAGGGCGCGCTCCCGCACCTCGCCGCGGATGCGCGCATCGTGTTCGTCACGAGCCACCAGGCGCACTTCATCCGCACGACGCCGACGATGCCCGAGTACGAGCCCGTCGCGCTCTCGAAGCGCGCCGGGGAAGACGCGCTCCGCGCGAAGCTCCCCGAGTTCGAGGCCGCCGGAGTCGAGTTCGTCGTCGTGTCGGGCGACATGATCGAAGGCACCATCACGGCGACCCTGCTCGAGCGTGCGAACCCCGGCGCGATCCAGGCCCGCAAGGCCGACGCGGGCCGTCTCTACAACGTGGCGGAGTTCGCCGCCGAGGTCGCCCTCGCGGCCGTCGAGCCCATCGCGGCCGACCACACTCGCTACGTCGGCGACATCTCGGGCTTCGGCCCGGCATCGCTCGACTGA